In Glycine max cultivar Williams 82 chromosome 15, Glycine_max_v4.0, whole genome shotgun sequence, the DNA window CACATCAATCTCTGTTCATTTTCTACAATGAGAGTTGCATTCATACAACCAGATTACAAAGCTAGTCACCTAGCAAAAACAAGCTAGTATGATGCAATCATGACTTAATACATTAGCATACTAAAACATATGCTAATGGCTTGAGTAGAACCTTTTTTGGTgtgaatatatatgttttttttccttggtAGGTGAAAGAAGAAGGGGAAAAAAGCACTCGTGTCATGAAGAAGTTATATTGCAGGCTGTGGATTTTGACTTATCAAGGATTGACCACATAACTTGAACATCTTCATAGCCACATGCCATGACTTCACCGTGCAGATCCATAATCCGGTTCTCTTGCTCTGCTGAATCACACAAACCAATTATTAATACAAGAATACACGACAATTGACAACATATAATTGATGAGGTTAAGATAAGATAGCTAGTAgtgatgttttttttgttttatctgtAGGAATCGAAGACAGGTATTAAGAAAATTACAATAACTCATGCAATCTGTACAATCAAACGGCTATGTTAATTAAGTACACCTGTTTGAGACTTATTCTTATGGTCCCTTGGGGGTTGCTGGTTAAAGAAAGTGCAAGCTTTTTTGAATGGGGTGGCGATGGTCTTCTTCCATGAGGCCATGTTGGGTATGCAACTGAAATCGGTACTTGTTGATGAGCCTTTGAATTTTGTGCCAAGTGAACAAGTATTGGACTATTGGGGTAACTCTAATCTCTTGGTCTTATATACTACTAAGCAGGGGATGTCTATGTGGGAGAATATTAcaattataatataagaaatTGTAAGAGGCAcacaaagaaagaaagtgagagaaagagaaagagaaagagaaagcaaGATCCGTGAGATGAGGCTATAGATGGAAGGAAAATCACTCTTTTTATTGAATTCCCTTATCTCATCAAACAAAAGGTCCCGACTGTACCCAAGCACATGCTGCACGCTTCCTCACGGA includes these proteins:
- the LOC100779101 gene encoding uncharacterized protein; translation: MASWKKTIATPFKKACTFFNQQPPRDHKNKSQTAEQENRIMDLHGEVMACGYEDVQVMWSILDKSKSTACNITSS